The proteins below are encoded in one region of Metabacillus dongyingensis:
- a CDS encoding MATE family efflux transporter, translating into MPQKIKDRKLTLFALTWPIFIELFLHMLMGSADTIMLSQYSDHSVAAVGVANQILNVLIVMFGFIATGTIVLITQNIGANNNKSALEISQISIAANLILGIAVGLIVIIFSESMLKMMNLPADLLPEANYYLRLVGGLCFIQALIMTIGAVLKSYGFTKDTMYITIGMNILHIFGNYIFIYGPFGLPVLGVEGVAFSTVASRFIGLIVISYLLVKRISFEQKFRQVFKLPVSHLKNLLKIGVPSAGEHLSYNGSQIVITIFITMIGAEALTTKVYAQNLMMFIFLFSLAISQGNQILIGQMAGAREYDRAYKRCINTLYWAIGMSTAIAVVFSISTDFLFGIFTSNPEILQIGATILLLTVILEPGRAFNLVIISALRATGDVKFPVYMGILSMWGISVPLAYLLGIHFELGLAGIWVAFIADEWLRGILMLIRWRSKVWVNKGFILQSQKAVS; encoded by the coding sequence TTGCCTCAAAAAATAAAAGATCGAAAATTGACATTATTCGCTCTTACTTGGCCTATATTCATTGAATTATTTTTACATATGCTGATGGGAAGCGCCGATACCATCATGCTTAGTCAATACTCAGATCATTCTGTTGCAGCTGTCGGAGTTGCTAACCAGATCTTGAATGTACTGATTGTCATGTTTGGTTTTATTGCAACTGGCACCATTGTTCTAATCACTCAAAATATAGGTGCAAATAACAATAAAAGTGCGCTTGAGATTTCTCAAATTTCGATTGCAGCCAATTTGATTCTCGGCATTGCGGTAGGATTGATTGTGATCATTTTCAGCGAATCCATGCTGAAAATGATGAATCTTCCTGCAGACTTGCTGCCAGAAGCTAACTATTATCTTCGCTTAGTAGGCGGGTTATGCTTCATTCAGGCCTTGATTATGACGATCGGTGCCGTTTTAAAAAGCTACGGCTTCACAAAAGACACGATGTACATTACAATCGGCATGAATATTCTGCATATCTTTGGAAATTATATTTTTATCTACGGGCCTTTTGGACTGCCGGTTCTTGGTGTTGAAGGTGTTGCATTTTCAACTGTTGCTTCTAGATTCATCGGACTGATCGTCATTTCTTATCTTCTTGTAAAACGAATTTCATTTGAACAAAAATTTCGGCAAGTTTTCAAACTCCCCGTATCACATCTTAAAAATCTGCTTAAAATCGGCGTTCCTTCAGCTGGTGAACATTTGTCATACAATGGATCGCAGATTGTCATAACCATTTTTATTACAATGATTGGAGCTGAAGCGTTAACAACAAAGGTTTATGCTCAAAATTTAATGATGTTCATTTTTCTTTTCAGCTTAGCCATCAGTCAGGGAAATCAGATTCTTATCGGGCAAATGGCAGGCGCCCGGGAGTATGACAGAGCCTATAAACGATGTATCAATACACTTTATTGGGCGATTGGAATGTCCACTGCAATTGCTGTTGTATTCAGTATTTCCACTGATTTCTTATTCGGAATCTTTACAAGCAATCCGGAAATTCTGCAAATTGGCGCGACCATTCTGCTGCTGACGGTTATTCTTGAACCAGGCAGGGCATTTAATCTTGTGATTATCAGCGCTTTAAGGGCAACAGGAGATGTCAAATTTCCTGTCTATATGGGAATTCTGTCGATGTGGGGAATAAGCGTTCCGCTCGCATACCTTTTGGGAATACATTTTGAATTAGGCCTTGCAGGAATCTGGGTGGCTTTTATAGCTGATGAATGGCTTCGGGGCATCCTGATGTTAATTCGATGGAGATCAAAAGTATGGGTGAATAAAGGATTTATTTTACAATCACAAAAAGCAGTATCATAA
- a CDS encoding ammonium transporter: MDALVLMDNLWVIIGGILVLLMQGGFILLEAGSTRMKNAGHIAGKTIFTIGIASLVFWAVGYGFIYGDGNKFIGLSSFFYGDAAPAQDGLTTSVDFFFQLAFAAIALTIAFGGFAERAKLSAYVIFAVLFSALVYPVVAHWIWGAGWLKDLGKQDFAGSTVVHLTGAMAALAATIVLKPRLGKYGKDGTTNQLSGHNQVYTALGVLILWVGWFGFNAGSTFGVSDGFFGYVALNTQLAAAAGAVAAMIVVRMMTGKADIPTTLNGALAGLVAITASCAFVAPWAAVVIGLIGGVIVYFSMKLFDKAKIDDPIFALSVHGAAGIWGTLSTGFFATPELAERNGGLAGLFYGGGFTQLGVQAIGIVSCAAYAFVISYVILKVMKQVMGTIRVTEEEEMIGLDMSEHGSYGYPESFAAVEESNSGKKTTA; the protein is encoded by the coding sequence ATGGATGCTTTAGTGTTAATGGACAATTTGTGGGTAATTATTGGAGGAATATTGGTTCTGCTTATGCAAGGCGGCTTCATTTTACTTGAAGCGGGTTCTACCCGGATGAAAAACGCAGGCCACATTGCCGGCAAAACCATTTTCACAATCGGAATTGCATCTCTTGTCTTCTGGGCAGTCGGCTATGGATTTATTTATGGGGATGGCAATAAATTCATCGGTCTATCTAGTTTCTTTTATGGAGATGCAGCACCTGCACAGGACGGATTAACGACTTCGGTTGATTTCTTTTTTCAGCTGGCATTCGCAGCAATTGCATTGACAATTGCCTTCGGAGGCTTTGCAGAGCGTGCTAAATTATCAGCTTACGTAATCTTCGCAGTTCTATTTTCAGCCCTGGTTTATCCTGTTGTCGCACACTGGATTTGGGGAGCAGGCTGGCTGAAGGATTTAGGCAAACAGGACTTTGCAGGCTCTACTGTTGTTCATTTAACTGGCGCAATGGCAGCTCTTGCAGCTACAATCGTCCTTAAACCAAGGCTCGGGAAATACGGGAAAGACGGAACAACGAATCAATTATCCGGCCACAATCAAGTGTATACAGCATTAGGAGTTCTGATCCTTTGGGTTGGATGGTTTGGTTTTAACGCAGGAAGCACATTTGGCGTGTCAGACGGATTCTTTGGCTATGTAGCATTAAACACTCAGCTAGCCGCTGCTGCAGGTGCAGTTGCTGCAATGATTGTTGTTCGAATGATGACAGGAAAAGCGGATATTCCAACAACCTTGAATGGCGCACTGGCAGGTCTTGTAGCTATTACAGCATCCTGTGCATTTGTTGCTCCTTGGGCAGCTGTTGTAATTGGATTAATCGGCGGGGTCATTGTCTATTTCAGCATGAAGCTATTTGATAAAGCTAAAATTGATGATCCGATTTTCGCCCTGTCTGTTCATGGTGCTGCCGGAATCTGGGGAACATTATCGACCGGCTTCTTTGCAACTCCGGAACTTGCAGAACGAAACGGCGGTTTAGCAGGATTATTCTACGGCGGAGGTTTCACTCAGCTTGGTGTTCAAGCGATTGGAATCGTATCATGCGCTGCTTACGCATTTGTCATCTCCTACGTCATTTTAAAAGTGATGAAACAAGTTATGGGCACAATCCGCGTAACGGAAGAAGAAGAAATGATCGGACTCGATATGAGTGAACATGGCAGCTACGGCTATCCTGAATCATTTGCAGCTGTTGAAGAAAGCAATTCAGGTAAAAAGACTACGGCTTGA
- a CDS encoding amino acid permease, whose amino-acid sequence MSKHNQELQRGLEPRHISLMSLGAAIGVGLFYGSAKAIQMAGPGILLAYAFSGMIMFFIMRALGEMAVHNPVAGSFSRYARNYLGPLAGYITGWNYWFLWVITCMAEITAVGIYMEFWYPDVPRWIWALAALAIMTTVNFLAVKFFGELEFWFAMIKIVAIIFMIIVGFGMILFGFGNGGVATGISNLWENGGFFPNGFTGVLMSLQMVMFAYLGIELIGVTAGEVKNPEKTLTKAIDTVFWRILIFYVGALFVIMSIYPWDQIGTQGSPFVLTFEKIGIPAAAGIINFVVLTAALSSCNGGIFSTGRMLFNLAEQGEAPKSFEKLTKGGVPGFAIMATGGALLIGVVLNYLVPEKVFMYVTSISTFGAIWTWSMILLSQLKFRKSLKPGESKKLKYKLPLYPFTSYLSLAFLVLVVGLMAFFPDTRIALIVGPAWILLLVGIYYGKGYHKKNDKTYADHKIS is encoded by the coding sequence ATGAGTAAACACAACCAAGAACTTCAGCGTGGTCTTGAACCAAGACATATCTCACTAATGTCTTTGGGAGCTGCTATCGGAGTAGGTCTGTTTTACGGTTCTGCAAAGGCGATTCAAATGGCAGGCCCAGGGATTCTGCTTGCGTATGCATTTAGCGGAATGATCATGTTCTTTATTATGAGAGCACTAGGCGAGATGGCCGTGCATAATCCTGTAGCTGGTTCATTCAGCAGATATGCCAGGAACTATCTGGGACCGCTCGCAGGATACATTACCGGGTGGAACTACTGGTTCTTATGGGTGATTACATGTATGGCTGAAATCACTGCTGTCGGCATCTATATGGAATTCTGGTATCCTGATGTGCCAAGATGGATCTGGGCTCTGGCTGCTCTTGCCATTATGACAACGGTCAATTTTCTGGCTGTAAAGTTTTTCGGTGAACTCGAATTCTGGTTTGCTATGATTAAAATAGTCGCAATCATTTTTATGATCATTGTTGGATTTGGAATGATTTTGTTCGGATTCGGTAACGGCGGTGTCGCGACAGGCATCAGCAACTTATGGGAAAATGGAGGATTCTTCCCTAACGGCTTTACAGGTGTCCTGATGTCCCTCCAAATGGTTATGTTTGCTTATCTTGGCATTGAACTCATTGGAGTTACTGCAGGAGAAGTAAAAAATCCAGAAAAAACGTTAACAAAAGCAATCGATACTGTTTTTTGGAGAATTCTCATTTTCTACGTAGGCGCACTGTTTGTTATTATGTCCATTTATCCTTGGGATCAAATTGGAACACAGGGAAGTCCATTCGTTTTAACCTTTGAAAAAATCGGGATACCTGCAGCAGCAGGCATTATTAACTTCGTTGTTTTAACTGCTGCATTATCATCTTGTAATGGAGGAATCTTCAGTACTGGACGGATGCTGTTTAATCTAGCTGAACAGGGCGAAGCTCCAAAATCTTTTGAAAAACTCACAAAAGGCGGCGTTCCTGGTTTTGCTATTATGGCAACTGGAGGAGCATTACTGATTGGTGTTGTATTAAACTATCTTGTTCCTGAGAAGGTATTTATGTATGTAACAAGCATCTCAACATTCGGTGCAATTTGGACATGGTCAATGATTCTGCTTTCTCAGCTGAAGTTCCGTAAATCACTGAAACCAGGTGAATCGAAGAAGTTAAAATACAAACTGCCGCTATATCCTTTCACCTCATACCTTTCACTTGCATTTCTTGTATTGGTGGTTGGGCTTATGGCATTTTTCCCTGATACGAGAATTGCCTTAATTGTAGGACCTGCATGGATCCTGCTTCTTGTAGGGATTTATTACGGCAAAGGGTATCACAAGAAAAACGATAAAACATATGCCGATCATAAAATTAGTTAA
- a CDS encoding helix-turn-helix transcriptional regulator yields MTYIGFDIPPFPTFITGGDAIFKKGTKHFKRVFTVFDMLYVQSGELYITENEQPFIIKEGQYLILIPGFEHYGHKACREDTRVYWTHFKMEGPFSLYDKGNENWADVQTVDGDFVEPSKFHFKIPAFGECIHIDFVEKLFDNLVSMNHQTPDYPLRQQIYFEELILHLQKESLQIPSAAEKVVEETLRFLRKNYMEEIKMEDFARELHFHPDYITRCMQKTMGLTPIQYLTHYRMEQAKRLLSTADHKISSIAKEVGIPDAAYFTKIFKRLEGVSPLEYRKIVSRKK; encoded by the coding sequence ATGACTTACATTGGTTTTGATATTCCTCCGTTTCCTACTTTTATTACAGGAGGAGATGCCATATTTAAAAAAGGAACGAAACACTTTAAACGAGTATTTACCGTTTTTGATATGCTTTATGTTCAGTCGGGAGAGCTTTATATAACTGAAAATGAACAGCCATTTATAATAAAAGAGGGACAATATCTTATATTGATACCGGGGTTTGAGCATTATGGCCATAAAGCCTGCAGGGAGGATACTAGAGTTTACTGGACTCATTTCAAAATGGAGGGCCCATTTTCTCTTTATGATAAAGGAAATGAAAACTGGGCAGATGTGCAAACCGTCGACGGGGATTTCGTGGAACCATCTAAATTTCATTTTAAGATTCCTGCTTTTGGGGAATGCATACATATAGACTTTGTAGAAAAGCTGTTTGATAATTTGGTCAGCATGAATCATCAGACCCCTGATTATCCTTTAAGACAGCAGATCTACTTTGAAGAATTGATTCTTCATTTGCAAAAGGAGTCTCTGCAAATACCGAGTGCTGCCGAAAAAGTAGTGGAGGAAACTCTAAGGTTTCTAAGAAAGAATTATATGGAAGAGATCAAAATGGAGGATTTTGCGAGAGAGCTGCATTTTCATCCGGATTACATCACCCGGTGCATGCAGAAAACGATGGGGCTGACGCCAATTCAATACTTGACCCACTACCGGATGGAGCAGGCTAAGCGGCTGCTGTCGACTGCGGATCACAAAATTTCATCGATTGCAAAAGAAGTGGGAATCCCTGACGCTGCTTATTTCACTAAAATATTCAAACGTCTTGAAGGTGTATCCCCGCTTGAGTACCGCAAAATTGTTTCAAGAAAGAAATGA
- a CDS encoding MetQ/NlpA family ABC transporter substrate-binding protein, with product MKKTVLALIVLVMGVLSACGAEGSNGEKKSIKIGASAGPYTDMVELAIKPGLEEKGYEVEVVQFNDYIQPNQALGNDELDANLFQHKIYMETFAKQSKMDLSEVITVPTAPMGIYSDKVKSLSEVKVGATVAIPNDPTNAARALQILKDGGLVELNEDVSPIQVSEKDVTENPKKLTFVPVEAAQLPRAVEDTDLSAVPGNFALAAKMNLADAVQLEDMNDVHRNRVVMNTKDADSELAKDIKEVVESEGFEEEIDKNFQGFGKPDWMEQKK from the coding sequence ATGAAAAAAACAGTTTTAGCACTTATTGTACTTGTAATGGGAGTATTATCTGCATGCGGAGCAGAAGGCTCAAATGGAGAAAAGAAAAGCATCAAAATTGGAGCATCGGCAGGTCCGTACACGGATATGGTTGAACTGGCGATCAAACCGGGACTTGAGGAAAAAGGATACGAGGTTGAAGTTGTTCAGTTTAATGATTACATTCAGCCAAATCAGGCGCTCGGCAATGATGAGCTTGATGCCAATCTGTTTCAGCATAAAATCTATATGGAAACCTTCGCAAAACAAAGCAAAATGGATTTATCTGAAGTGATTACGGTCCCTACTGCTCCGATGGGGATCTATTCTGACAAAGTCAAATCACTCAGTGAAGTGAAAGTGGGCGCGACTGTCGCCATACCGAATGATCCAACGAACGCAGCGCGTGCGCTTCAGATTTTGAAAGATGGAGGGTTAGTTGAGCTGAATGAAGATGTGAGTCCTATCCAAGTATCTGAAAAAGATGTGACTGAAAATCCCAAAAAATTAACCTTCGTTCCAGTAGAAGCGGCCCAATTGCCAAGAGCGGTGGAAGATACGGACTTGTCAGCAGTACCGGGAAATTTCGCTTTAGCCGCGAAAATGAATCTTGCAGATGCCGTCCAGCTTGAGGATATGAATGATGTGCATCGCAATCGTGTAGTGATGAATACGAAAGATGCAGATTCAGAGCTTGCTAAGGATATTAAAGAAGTTGTTGAATCTGAAGGATTTGAAGAAGAAATTGATAAAAACTTTCAGGGATTCGGAAAACCCGATTGGATGGAACAGAAGAAATAA
- a CDS encoding sugar ABC transporter substrate-binding protein: MRKILSLSLIALLMFVMVACSKPSSQEPAKTEGGDKEGGKKTEEKVDLTPEEGAELVLWDNADSEAEWASYVAEEFTKKYDIPVEVQEVNHVDAAGKLEVDGPAGLGADVFHAPHDHVGNMVKAGLIYENVLADEYKESFLPAAISGTSYTEEGGESTLYGFPMAIETYALYYNKDLVDKPAETFDEIFEQSKGFAGDGKYGFMMEPANFYFAHAFFAGYGGYIFGNENTDASDLGINNEGAVASGEFMQRMNKELLPLKKEDITGDLISSFFNDNKLMYRISGPWDIKNHEEAGINFGIAPLPKLDNGETPKSFSGIKAYYVNSYSKYPKAATLLAQFATSKDMLEKRFEMTGQLPPQTELIESEAIQNNEIASAFLEQAESALPMPNIPEMQSVWGPMETAYTTMWNDGTEPKKALDAALQQIEDAISSQTK; this comes from the coding sequence ATGAGAAAGATTTTATCTTTATCTCTCATTGCTTTGTTGATGTTTGTTATGGTTGCATGCAGCAAGCCTAGCAGCCAAGAGCCGGCAAAAACAGAAGGCGGCGACAAAGAGGGCGGCAAAAAGACAGAAGAAAAAGTAGATTTAACACCTGAAGAAGGGGCAGAATTAGTCCTTTGGGATAACGCGGATTCAGAAGCTGAATGGGCATCTTATGTAGCAGAAGAATTCACAAAGAAATACGATATCCCTGTTGAAGTACAAGAAGTAAACCACGTTGACGCTGCTGGAAAGCTTGAAGTTGACGGACCTGCTGGCCTTGGTGCTGACGTATTCCACGCACCTCATGACCACGTAGGAAACATGGTTAAAGCTGGTCTTATTTATGAAAACGTTTTAGCAGATGAGTACAAAGAAAGCTTCCTGCCTGCTGCAATCAGCGGTACTTCTTACACTGAAGAAGGCGGCGAATCTACTCTTTACGGATTCCCGATGGCAATTGAAACTTATGCACTTTACTACAACAAAGATTTAGTAGACAAGCCTGCAGAAACTTTTGACGAAATTTTCGAGCAATCTAAAGGCTTTGCTGGAGACGGCAAATACGGCTTCATGATGGAGCCTGCAAACTTCTACTTTGCACATGCATTCTTCGCTGGATATGGCGGATACATCTTCGGAAACGAAAACACAGATGCATCTGATCTTGGGATTAACAATGAAGGCGCTGTTGCTTCAGGTGAATTCATGCAGCGCATGAATAAAGAACTTCTTCCATTGAAAAAAGAAGATATTACTGGTGACTTAATCAGTTCTTTCTTTAACGATAATAAATTGATGTACCGCATCTCAGGTCCATGGGATATTAAAAACCATGAAGAAGCAGGCATCAACTTCGGTATTGCTCCGCTTCCTAAATTAGACAACGGCGAAACTCCAAAAAGTTTCTCTGGAATCAAAGCTTACTATGTAAACTCTTACTCTAAATATCCAAAAGCTGCTACTTTGTTAGCACAATTCGCTACAAGCAAAGACATGCTTGAAAAACGCTTTGAAATGACAGGACAGCTTCCTCCTCAAACGGAATTAATTGAAAGCGAAGCTATCCAAAACAACGAAATCGCTTCAGCATTCTTAGAGCAGGCTGAATCAGCACTTCCAATGCCTAACATTCCTGAAATGCAATCTGTATGGGGTCCAATGGAGACAGCTTACACAACAATGTGGAATGATGGCACAGAACCTAAAAAGGCACTTGACGCAGCACTTCAGCAAATTGAAGATGCTATCTCTTCACAAACGAAGTAA
- a CDS encoding 2Fe-2S iron-sulfur cluster-binding protein, producing the protein MPTIHVPGKGSFETEMGRKLVLALEDNGIDILHRCGGKAKCTSCRVEILDGDFEDLTNVEKNAFAEKGVEDHLRLSCQIRVNGDVTCRPIMTVESRGIDAGPRPEE; encoded by the coding sequence ATGCCGACAATACATGTTCCTGGGAAAGGCTCGTTTGAGACAGAAATGGGAAGAAAGCTCGTTTTAGCCCTTGAGGATAACGGAATTGACATTCTTCACCGCTGCGGCGGGAAAGCAAAATGCACATCCTGCCGAGTCGAAATTCTTGACGGTGATTTTGAGGATTTAACGAATGTAGAAAAAAACGCCTTTGCAGAAAAAGGCGTTGAAGACCATTTGCGTTTATCGTGTCAAATCCGTGTAAATGGCGATGTAACCTGCAGGCCGATTATGACCGTTGAAAGCAGAGGCATTGATGCCGGGCCGCGTCCCGAAGAGTGA
- a CDS encoding glycoside hydrolase family 13 protein — translation MLKEAIYHRPKNQFAYAYDEKTMHLRLRTKKNDADAVSLIHGDPYEWSEKGWQFKLDTMHKSGSDELFDYWFAAVQPEYRRLRYGFQLSSGEEKLIYTEKGFMNEITTDDTAPYFAFPFLNKADVFKAPEWVKDTVWYQIFPERFANGDPSINPEETLDWGSTEPTSGNFFGGDFEGVIKNIGYLKELGVSGLYFTPVFKAYSNHKYDTIDYMELDPQFGDKETFKRLVQTCHDNGIKIMLDAVFNHSGYYFPQFQDVLEHGKDSKYKDWFHIHQFPLKNEDHTLNYDAFAFVESMPKLNTEHPEVKEYLLEVGRYWVREFDIDGWRLDVANEVDHQFWREFRQAVRAEKEDVYILGEIWHDSMPWLLGDQFDAVMNYPFTTGTMNFIANDKVRAQEFVNIMESVLHSYPKNVNEVAFNLLGSHDTPRILNTAKHSKAKLKLLFAYQLSFIGSPCIYYGDEIGMDGEQDPGCRKCMIWDEEKQDRELFNYVKKLIGLRKQYPVFGNGGDITFIEANDETNHVIFTKQNEAQKMISVLNNSETELTAALPFDLKDKKLIDLMTGKEYAAHAKKLTVDVQPYEMAFFLIED, via the coding sequence TTGTTAAAAGAAGCCATCTACCACCGCCCTAAAAATCAGTTTGCCTATGCTTATGATGAAAAAACAATGCATCTCAGACTCCGCACAAAAAAGAATGACGCTGACGCTGTCAGTCTGATTCATGGCGATCCATATGAATGGAGCGAAAAAGGCTGGCAATTCAAACTGGATACGATGCATAAAAGCGGTTCGGACGAGCTGTTTGATTACTGGTTTGCAGCTGTTCAGCCCGAATACCGCCGGCTGCGGTACGGATTTCAGCTCTCTTCCGGAGAAGAAAAGCTCATTTATACAGAAAAAGGGTTTATGAATGAAATAACAACAGATGACACTGCTCCCTATTTTGCGTTTCCTTTTTTGAACAAGGCTGATGTCTTTAAAGCACCAGAATGGGTAAAGGATACAGTCTGGTATCAAATATTCCCCGAAAGATTTGCAAATGGAGATCCTTCTATTAATCCAGAAGAGACATTAGACTGGGGCAGCACGGAGCCGACGAGCGGCAATTTCTTTGGCGGAGACTTTGAAGGCGTTATCAAAAATATCGGTTATCTGAAAGAATTAGGCGTAAGCGGCCTTTATTTCACACCTGTTTTTAAAGCGTACTCCAATCATAAATATGACACAATCGACTACATGGAGCTCGATCCCCAATTTGGAGATAAAGAGACGTTCAAACGACTTGTTCAAACATGTCATGATAACGGAATTAAAATTATGCTTGATGCGGTTTTCAATCACAGCGGCTATTACTTCCCTCAATTTCAGGACGTGCTCGAACATGGAAAGGATTCCAAGTATAAGGATTGGTTCCATATTCATCAGTTCCCGCTGAAAAATGAAGATCATACATTAAACTATGATGCATTTGCTTTTGTAGAGAGCATGCCCAAACTGAATACTGAACATCCTGAAGTGAAGGAATACTTGCTTGAGGTTGGCCGTTACTGGGTTCGCGAATTTGACATTGACGGCTGGAGACTTGATGTTGCAAATGAAGTGGATCATCAGTTCTGGCGAGAATTCAGACAGGCGGTACGCGCTGAAAAAGAAGATGTTTATATCTTAGGAGAAATCTGGCACGATTCGATGCCCTGGCTCTTAGGCGATCAGTTTGATGCTGTAATGAATTATCCGTTTACTACGGGCACAATGAATTTTATTGCCAATGATAAAGTACGGGCTCAGGAATTCGTAAATATTATGGAAAGCGTGCTTCACTCTTATCCGAAAAACGTCAATGAAGTAGCTTTCAATTTACTTGGCAGCCATGATACTCCGCGCATCTTAAATACAGCAAAGCACTCCAAAGCGAAACTTAAGCTGCTTTTTGCCTATCAATTAAGCTTTATCGGCTCTCCTTGTATTTATTACGGTGACGAAATCGGCATGGACGGAGAACAGGATCCGGGCTGCCGCAAATGCATGATCTGGGATGAGGAGAAGCAGGATCGTGAGCTTTTCAATTATGTGAAAAAACTGATTGGCCTCCGCAAGCAATATCCTGTATTCGGAAACGGCGGAGATATTACATTTATTGAAGCAAACGATGAAACCAATCATGTCATTTTCACGAAACAAAACGAAGCGCAAAAAATGATTTCAGTCCTTAATAATTCTGAAACAGAGTTAACAGCAGCTCTTCCTTTTGATTTAAAGGATAAAAAATTAATCGACTTAATGACAGGCAAAGAATATGCCGCACATGCAAAAAAACTGACTGTTGACGTTCAGCCTTACGAAATGGCATTTTTCTTAATTGAAGATTAA
- a CDS encoding carbohydrate ABC transporter permease: MRGPARIGALLSFLLMGLGQIYHRQYLKGILFILLEVYLLVFWSLPFRYAMWGLTTLGDTPQSRNGFTVVQGDHSIFLMIEGIIFLISFLLFLWVYYLNIRDAYKVGKMRERGIKPNTAKETLTNVWENGFPYILLTPSILFTMFLTILPLLFGVMIAFTNYSGPNHLPPKALVDWVGFDTFLNLFQLKTWSTTFYGVFGWTVVWAILSTATTFFLGLIFAVLINHKGIKLKRLWRSIYILPWAIPQFVSILIMRNIFNGEFGPLNQYLKALGLEAIPWLSDPMWAKVTLVTVNMWFGFPFWMVLMSGVMTTIDKEMFEAADVDGATPWSKFWKITMPIVMFSTAPLLIMSFAGNFNNFNIIYLLTQGNPVNVNYSYAGSTDILISWIYKMTLEQSQFATASVVSILIFIVVATLSIWNFRKTKAFKEEDMMS, from the coding sequence ATGCGCGGACCAGCTAGAATAGGTGCATTACTATCATTTTTATTAATGGGGCTTGGACAAATTTACCACCGTCAATATCTTAAAGGAATTTTATTTATTCTTTTAGAAGTTTACCTTCTGGTATTCTGGTCTTTGCCTTTCAGATATGCAATGTGGGGCTTAACAACACTTGGCGACACTCCGCAATCAAGAAATGGATTTACAGTCGTACAAGGTGATCACTCCATTTTCTTAATGATCGAAGGAATTATTTTCTTAATATCCTTCCTGCTTTTCTTATGGGTTTACTACTTAAACATTCGTGATGCATATAAAGTAGGAAAAATGCGCGAGCGCGGCATTAAGCCAAACACAGCAAAAGAAACACTTACTAATGTATGGGAAAACGGTTTTCCTTACATCCTTTTAACACCATCGATTCTATTTACAATGTTTTTAACAATTCTTCCTCTGTTATTTGGAGTCATGATCGCATTCACAAACTATTCCGGTCCAAATCATCTGCCGCCAAAGGCTTTGGTTGACTGGGTAGGATTTGATACTTTCTTAAACCTTTTCCAATTAAAAACATGGAGCACAACGTTCTACGGAGTTTTTGGCTGGACGGTTGTATGGGCGATTTTATCAACAGCGACTACATTCTTCCTGGGGTTGATCTTTGCTGTACTGATCAATCATAAAGGCATTAAGCTTAAGCGCTTATGGCGCAGCATCTATATTCTGCCATGGGCTATTCCTCAATTTGTCAGTATTTTAATCATGAGAAATATCTTCAACGGTGAATTTGGACCGCTGAATCAATATTTAAAAGCACTTGGACTTGAGGCTATTCCATGGCTGTCTGATCCGATGTGGGCAAAAGTAACGCTTGTAACAGTTAACATGTGGTTTGGATTCCCGTTCTGGATGGTTCTTATGAGCGGTGTTATGACTACGATTGATAAAGAAATGTTTGAAGCGGCAGATGTTGACGGGGCAACGCCTTGGAGCAAGTTCTGGAAGATTACAATGCCGATCGTTATGTTCTCAACAGCTCCGCTCCTAATCATGAGCTTTGCAGGCAACTTCAATAACTTCAACATTATTTACCTATTAACTCAAGGTAATCCTGTTAACGTGAATTACAGCTATGCGGGATCAACGGATATCCTTATCAGCTGGATTTACAAAATGACGCTTGAACAAAGTCAATTTGCTACCGCTTCTGTTGTATCGATCTTGATCTTTATCGTAGTAGCAACTCTTTCTATCTGGAATTTCAGAAAAACAAAAGCATTTAAGGAAGAGGATATGATGTCATGA